The Myxococcaceae bacterium JPH2 genome has a window encoding:
- a CDS encoding ROK family protein, whose protein sequence is MPRTSKARTGKLRVWGGIDLGGTKIEAVVVDARGEVLGQARHPTPGKGGPGEVVREMYGTLEEAAVAAGLATPRLSGIGVGAPGSVDANHGTLAHATNVVADWEKPYPVAADLGDLVKGRVVLGNDVQVAVAAEYRLGAGRPYRSVLGVWWGTGVGGGLVLDGTPWRGRGGAGEIGHMVVKPDGALCGCGRRGCLEAYAGRASMERKARKEVHRGRRTQLFDIMRDKGRSRLSSGVWMSALQKKDGLAIALIDRAIEMLGAAIASAINLLDVEAVILGGGLGTRLGPEYAGRIAESMYPHLFIPERAPLIHVAELGDLSGAIGAALLAEPTM, encoded by the coding sequence ATGCCGCGAACCTCCAAGGCCCGCACTGGCAAGCTGCGCGTCTGGGGTGGCATCGATCTGGGAGGCACGAAGATCGAGGCCGTGGTCGTCGATGCACGGGGCGAGGTGCTCGGTCAGGCACGCCACCCAACACCAGGCAAGGGCGGGCCCGGTGAGGTCGTCCGGGAGATGTACGGCACCCTGGAGGAAGCGGCGGTCGCCGCGGGGCTGGCGACGCCTCGGCTGTCAGGCATTGGGGTGGGAGCTCCTGGCTCGGTGGATGCCAATCACGGCACGCTCGCGCACGCCACCAACGTGGTCGCGGATTGGGAGAAGCCCTACCCCGTGGCCGCGGACCTGGGCGACCTGGTGAAAGGGCGGGTGGTGCTGGGCAATGACGTCCAGGTGGCCGTGGCGGCTGAGTACCGGCTGGGGGCGGGCCGTCCCTATCGCTCGGTGTTGGGGGTGTGGTGGGGCACGGGCGTGGGCGGTGGATTGGTGTTGGATGGCACGCCTTGGCGTGGGCGCGGCGGCGCGGGGGAGATCGGCCACATGGTCGTGAAGCCCGATGGCGCGCTCTGCGGGTGTGGCCGACGGGGATGCCTGGAAGCGTATGCGGGACGCGCTTCCATGGAGCGCAAGGCGCGCAAGGAGGTGCATCGCGGGCGGCGCACCCAGCTCTTCGACATCATGCGAGACAAAGGACGCTCGCGGTTGTCGAGCGGTGTCTGGATGAGCGCCTTGCAGAAGAAGGATGGATTGGCCATCGCGTTGATTGACCGGGCCATCGAGATGCTGGGAGCAGCCATTGCCTCGGCCATCAACCTGTTGGATGTCGAAGCCGTGATTCTGGGGGGAGGCCTCGGGACGCGACTGGGGCCGGAGTACGCGGGACGCATCGCGGAGTCGATGTATCCCCACCTGTTCATCCCCGAGCGTGCCCCATTGATTCACGTCGCCGAGTTGGGAGACCTGTCGGGAGCCATTGGCGCCGCCCTCCTGGCCGAACCCACGATGTGA
- a CDS encoding FkbM family methyltransferase — protein MKKTIVRAVGHVARGVYPWSTRSELARTFHARLIRHFSYSKKPFTVTYDGIRFEVMLGDNLQRHLFFCGSYEPELHALLMAELRGGGVLVDVGANIGVHCLPVARMLQDGSRGKVFAFEAAPDTAERLRRLAEQNSVAGSLEVVQVALGDRPRTAQLRSSAELGSHDVGVRSLYGTGAQSISVQVTTFDAWAEARPLERWDVLKMDVEGAEAEVLRGMLATLKARRPRLLVIEVVDSLLRRAGSSRDEVMSLLASVGYAEIPASQTVHGLSVAALSPNLLFRPVPV, from the coding sequence GTGAAGAAGACCATTGTTCGCGCCGTGGGGCATGTGGCTCGTGGGGTGTATCCCTGGAGCACCCGGTCGGAGCTGGCGCGGACCTTCCACGCTCGGCTGATCCGCCACTTCAGCTACAGCAAGAAGCCGTTCACCGTGACGTATGACGGCATCCGCTTCGAGGTGATGCTGGGAGACAACCTCCAGCGACACCTCTTCTTCTGTGGCTCCTATGAGCCTGAGCTGCATGCCTTGCTCATGGCCGAGCTGCGCGGCGGCGGAGTGCTGGTGGATGTCGGGGCCAACATCGGCGTCCATTGCCTGCCCGTGGCGCGGATGCTTCAGGACGGCTCTCGCGGGAAGGTGTTTGCCTTCGAGGCAGCGCCGGACACGGCGGAGCGGCTGCGGCGGCTCGCGGAGCAGAACAGCGTGGCCGGGAGCCTGGAGGTGGTGCAGGTCGCGCTGGGAGACCGTCCGCGCACCGCGCAGCTCCGCAGCTCCGCCGAGCTCGGGTCCCACGATGTCGGCGTGCGTTCGTTGTACGGCACCGGAGCGCAGTCCATCTCGGTGCAGGTCACGACGTTCGATGCGTGGGCGGAGGCACGTCCCCTGGAGCGGTGGGATGTCCTGAAGATGGACGTCGAGGGCGCGGAGGCCGAGGTCTTGCGCGGCATGTTGGCCACGCTGAAGGCGCGGCGTCCCCGCTTGCTTGTCATCGAGGTGGTGGACTCGTTGCTGCGCCGCGCGGGCTCCAGCCGCGACGAGGTGATGTCGTTGCTGGCGTCCGTTGGCTACGCGGAGATCCCCGCTTCGCAGACCGTTCACGGCCTCTCGGTGGCGGCGCTCTCGCCCAACCTCTTGTTCCGGCCGGTGCCAGTGTAA
- a CDS encoding glycosyltransferase family 4 protein: MSPLDPRALLRGVARSALRRLGMARPAGAEVPVLRRHEGPRTTPPTVYFLTPDYDEPSGGIRTLYRHVDLLEQAGISAAVLHSRPGFACTWFEHHTRIRHVPSTPVGAQDILVVPEVYGASIRRLPRGVRQVLFNQGAYLTFARAGLTDTAPSPYQDNPDLSAVLVVSEDSAAYLRYAFPSVRVERVHPAVDPTLFHARGRESRRRIALMSRRNREDAVQVLQMLRARGSLRDWAVDILQGLTPARVAEALRGSALFLTFSHQEGFGLPPVEAMACGCLVVGFHGQGGREFLRPEWSLPVEQGNIVAFSQRVEEAIRLHREDPARFEAMSRSASEFVHREYAPAREREDVVGFYRALLRDAERGS, from the coding sequence GTGAGCCCATTGGACCCGCGAGCCCTTCTTCGCGGTGTGGCCCGCTCCGCGCTGCGGCGTCTGGGCATGGCTCGGCCTGCTGGCGCCGAGGTGCCCGTGCTGCGGCGACACGAAGGCCCGCGGACGACACCGCCCACTGTCTACTTCCTCACGCCGGACTACGACGAGCCGAGCGGGGGCATCCGCACGCTGTACCGCCATGTGGACCTGCTCGAGCAGGCGGGAATCTCGGCCGCGGTCCTCCATTCGCGGCCGGGCTTCGCGTGCACCTGGTTCGAGCACCACACGCGGATCCGCCACGTGCCCTCCACGCCCGTCGGCGCCCAGGACATCCTGGTGGTGCCGGAGGTGTACGGCGCCTCCATCCGCCGACTCCCGAGGGGCGTCCGGCAGGTCCTCTTCAACCAGGGCGCCTACCTCACCTTCGCGCGCGCTGGACTCACGGACACCGCGCCTTCGCCCTATCAAGACAACCCGGACCTGAGCGCGGTGCTGGTCGTGTCCGAGGACAGCGCCGCCTACCTGCGCTACGCGTTCCCATCCGTTCGCGTGGAGCGCGTCCACCCGGCGGTGGACCCCACGCTCTTTCATGCACGCGGGCGCGAGTCTCGCCGTCGCATCGCGCTCATGTCGCGCCGCAACCGGGAGGACGCGGTCCAGGTGCTGCAGATGCTGCGCGCGCGTGGGAGCCTGCGCGACTGGGCCGTCGACATCCTGCAAGGGCTTACCCCGGCGCGCGTGGCCGAGGCGCTGCGGGGCTCGGCGTTGTTCCTCACTTTCAGCCATCAGGAGGGCTTCGGGCTCCCGCCGGTGGAGGCGATGGCGTGCGGCTGCCTGGTCGTGGGCTTCCATGGGCAAGGTGGGCGCGAGTTCCTTCGCCCCGAGTGGTCTCTGCCCGTGGAGCAGGGGAACATCGTGGCCTTCAGTCAGCGCGTGGAGGAGGCGATTCGACTCCACCGTGAGGACCCGGCTCGCTTCGAGGCCATGTCGCGGAGTGCCTCGGAGTTCGTCCATCGGGAGTACGCTCCGGCGCGCGAGCGCGAGGATGTGGTGGGGTTCTACCGGGCGCTGCTTCGAGACGCTGAAAGGGGTAGCTGA